Proteins from one Embleya scabrispora genomic window:
- a CDS encoding hemerythrin domain-containing protein, which yields MTTTPITPAQAGFDTREMAVIHRGLRRESRLLIELIGAVEPGDTARAKVLAEHFDLYRLGLHGHHTGEDELLWPPLLARVDLEAELVLRMEAQHERVAGSLAAAEQSATAWAAGAGVAERDALVAALVEHRAALIEHLDDEEGELLPLAQRLLTAAEWHALGEHFVESTPKPQILLLLGIVLEDATDRERAQMLGGLPLQARLIWYVMGRPMYARMVRRVRG from the coding sequence ATGACCACCACCCCCATCACCCCCGCGCAGGCCGGCTTCGACACCCGCGAGATGGCCGTCATCCACCGCGGGTTGCGGCGCGAATCGCGGCTGCTGATCGAGCTGATCGGCGCGGTCGAGCCGGGTGACACCGCTCGTGCCAAGGTGCTCGCCGAGCACTTCGACCTGTACCGCCTCGGTCTGCACGGCCACCACACCGGCGAGGACGAGCTGCTGTGGCCGCCGCTGCTGGCCCGCGTCGACCTGGAGGCCGAGCTGGTGTTGCGGATGGAGGCCCAGCACGAGCGGGTCGCCGGTTCGCTGGCCGCGGCCGAGCAATCGGCCACCGCCTGGGCGGCGGGTGCCGGGGTCGCCGAACGCGACGCGCTGGTCGCGGCGCTCGTCGAACACCGCGCGGCGCTGATCGAACACCTGGACGACGAGGAGGGCGAACTGCTGCCGCTGGCCCAGCGCCTGCTCACCGCGGCGGAGTGGCATGCCTTGGGCGAACACTTCGTCGAGTCCACGCCCAAGCCGCAGATCCTGCTGCTGCTCGGCATCGTCCTGGAGGATGCGACGGACCGGGAGCGGGCGCAGATGCTGGGCGGGCTCCCGCTCCAGGCCCGGCTGATCTGGTACGTGATGGGCCGGCCGATGTACGCCCGCATGGTCCGCCGGGTCCGAGGCTGA
- a CDS encoding glutamate--cysteine ligase — MTTLGVEEEYLLVDPVSGLPAPAAERVRAEACLRPGLGVGDVQPELLKAQLEVATPVCNSLDEIGGHLHRMRGELSAAAERSGCRMIACGTAPVGNGKMMEISEHPRYLAIRANARRLADVQLIHGMHVHVAVPDRETGVQVVNRIRPWLPVLVAMGANSPIWQGMDTGFASWRTIHYARWPVEGQPPVFLDLEEYERRVDALLAVGVMLDRGQVYWQVRLSERFPTIEIRCPDVQLRADDAVMLAGLVRALVVTALQQHDKKAPYAAPDQELLRAACWMAARDGLEAELFGPVGPAGVARRIDAGTWSASCCGTWPRCWSNSGTPRRCSRWWTG; from the coding sequence ATGACCACCCTGGGTGTCGAGGAGGAGTACCTGCTCGTGGACCCGGTCAGCGGCCTACCGGCACCGGCGGCGGAACGGGTCCGCGCGGAGGCGTGCCTGCGGCCCGGTCTCGGTGTCGGCGATGTACAACCCGAGCTGCTCAAGGCGCAGTTGGAGGTGGCGACCCCCGTCTGCAACTCGCTCGACGAGATCGGCGGACACCTGCATCGCATGCGCGGCGAGTTGTCGGCGGCGGCCGAACGCAGCGGTTGCCGGATGATCGCCTGCGGGACCGCGCCCGTGGGCAACGGGAAGATGATGGAGATCAGCGAACACCCGCGCTATCTGGCGATCCGGGCGAACGCCCGCCGGTTGGCCGACGTGCAGCTGATCCACGGGATGCACGTACATGTCGCCGTGCCGGATCGGGAGACCGGCGTGCAAGTGGTCAACCGGATCCGGCCCTGGTTGCCCGTGTTGGTCGCGATGGGCGCCAACTCGCCGATCTGGCAGGGCATGGACACCGGGTTCGCCAGCTGGCGAACGATCCATTACGCGCGCTGGCCGGTGGAGGGGCAACCTCCGGTGTTCCTGGACCTGGAGGAGTACGAGCGGCGGGTGGACGCGCTGCTCGCGGTGGGGGTGATGCTGGATCGGGGTCAGGTGTACTGGCAGGTGCGGCTGTCCGAGCGGTTCCCGACCATCGAGATCCGCTGCCCCGACGTGCAACTGCGGGCGGACGACGCGGTGATGCTGGCCGGCCTGGTGCGGGCCCTGGTGGTGACCGCGTTGCAACAACACGACAAGAAGGCGCCGTACGCCGCGCCCGACCAGGAACTGCTGCGCGCCGCCTGCTGGATGGCCGCCCGCGACGGACTGGAAGCGGAACTGTTCGGACCGGTGGGGCCGGCGGGCGTTGCCCGGCGGATCGACGCGGGGACCTGGTCGGCGAGCTGCTGCGGCACGTGGCCCCGGTGCTGGAGCAATTCGGGGACACCGCGCAGGTGTTCGCGCTGGTGGACCGGATGA
- a CDS encoding YbaK/EbsC family protein: MTTALDLHPALTRPELLAEPVARALAGWPPASAELVKVAAIDPELADTAAFCDRYDVAPADGANCVVIAAKRGGTVGYAACLIAATTRADVNGLVRRRLDARKASFAPVDVVLAATGMEYGGITPIGLPADWPVLIDAAVAAHPGIVVGSGIRGSKLWVPGRLLAELPGAEVVPDLGIPIA; encoded by the coding sequence ATGACCACCGCACTCGACCTGCATCCCGCCCTGACCCGACCCGAGTTGCTCGCGGAGCCCGTAGCCCGCGCACTGGCCGGTTGGCCGCCCGCGTCCGCCGAGCTGGTGAAGGTGGCCGCGATCGATCCGGAACTGGCGGACACCGCCGCGTTCTGCGACCGCTACGACGTGGCCCCGGCCGACGGCGCGAACTGTGTGGTGATCGCGGCCAAGCGCGGCGGCACCGTCGGCTACGCGGCCTGCCTGATCGCCGCCACCACCCGCGCGGACGTCAACGGCCTGGTACGACGCCGACTCGACGCGCGCAAGGCCTCGTTCGCGCCGGTGGACGTGGTGTTGGCCGCGACCGGGATGGAGTACGGCGGCATCACCCCGATCGGCCTGCCCGCCGACTGGCCCGTCCTGATCGACGCCGCCGTGGCCGCGCATCCGGGAATCGTGGTCGGCTCCGGGATCCGCGGCTCGAAGTTGTGGGTCCCGGGTCGGCTGCTGGCCGAACTCCCGGGCGCGGAGGTCGTTCCGGACCTCGGCATCCCGATCGCCTGA
- a CDS encoding NAD-binding protein, producing the protein MSTPSHHPTPAPRTGHLVVCGDDALAQRLSYELARVYGEHVTVLLPSVHRNHGPQIDDLARAGGVAVVEAAEADDDALRSAGVPGAAALALVYRDDRANIHAALRARRLDPRIRLVVRLYNRKLGRHLEDLLDRAVASRADDGSARDVTTTVLSDADTATPALVAAAISGADKVVQADGLLLRVAERPAAEPDPAPYRYTLALAADGSGGSPDLLPDEADVVASGTARGRTVLETIGLAEGAATPVNRPRMPPALPVATLFPRRLRYAVVGLVALLFVFAGLTWWVTRDPPMRAAYRSILDVFGMGDPAIGENTGRQILQVLSGMAGMALLPLLFAVVLESLGTFRTATIQRLPPRAIADHVVLLGLGKIGTRVLDRLCDLGIPVVCVERDPQALGIATAHARRVPLVIGDVTREGVLEAAHIGTSRALLALTSDDAINLEAVLYAREVDPELRVVLRLFDDDFAKSVNATLRQSYPLARTRSRSVSSLSAPAFAGALMGRQILGAISVEREVLLFAAVDVAGHPELQGHTVAQSFRAGRWRVLALDTTERPAPGAAASPGARRSVVVPSSDHRLLPTDRVVLAATRQGLAELLREDVSRADRGPSEP; encoded by the coding sequence GTGTCGACTCCTTCGCACCACCCGACTCCCGCGCCTCGGACCGGACACCTGGTGGTGTGCGGCGACGACGCGCTCGCGCAGCGACTCTCCTACGAACTGGCGCGCGTCTACGGGGAACACGTGACCGTGCTGCTGCCCTCGGTGCACCGCAATCACGGGCCCCAGATCGACGATCTCGCCCGGGCCGGCGGTGTGGCGGTGGTCGAGGCCGCCGAGGCGGACGACGACGCGCTGCGCTCGGCGGGCGTCCCGGGCGCGGCGGCCCTGGCGTTGGTGTACCGCGACGACCGGGCCAACATCCACGCGGCGCTGCGGGCGCGCCGACTGGATCCGCGGATCCGCCTGGTGGTGCGGCTGTACAACCGCAAACTGGGCCGGCATCTGGAGGACCTGCTGGATCGGGCGGTCGCGTCCCGGGCCGACGACGGGTCGGCCCGGGACGTGACCACCACCGTGCTCTCCGACGCGGACACCGCCACCCCCGCGCTGGTCGCGGCGGCGATCTCCGGCGCGGACAAGGTGGTCCAGGCCGACGGGCTGCTGCTGCGGGTGGCCGAGCGGCCGGCCGCCGAACCCGATCCGGCGCCGTACCGGTACACCCTCGCACTGGCCGCCGACGGCTCCGGCGGCAGCCCCGACCTGCTGCCGGACGAGGCCGACGTGGTCGCGTCCGGGACGGCCCGGGGGCGGACCGTGCTGGAGACGATCGGCCTCGCCGAGGGCGCCGCGACGCCCGTCAACCGACCCCGGATGCCCCCGGCGCTGCCGGTGGCCACACTCTTCCCGCGCCGGCTGCGCTACGCCGTGGTCGGCCTGGTGGCGCTGTTGTTCGTGTTCGCGGGGTTGACGTGGTGGGTCACCCGGGATCCGCCGATGCGCGCCGCGTACCGCTCGATCCTGGACGTGTTCGGAATGGGCGATCCCGCGATCGGCGAGAACACCGGGCGGCAGATCCTCCAGGTCCTGTCCGGAATGGCCGGAATGGCGCTGCTGCCCCTGCTGTTCGCGGTGGTGCTGGAGAGCCTGGGCACGTTCCGCACCGCGACCATCCAGCGATTGCCACCGCGCGCCATCGCCGATCACGTGGTGCTGCTCGGACTGGGCAAAATCGGTACGCGGGTGCTGGATCGGCTGTGCGACCTGGGCATCCCCGTGGTGTGCGTGGAACGCGACCCGCAGGCACTCGGCATCGCGACCGCACACGCCCGGCGGGTACCGCTGGTGATCGGCGACGTGACCCGCGAAGGCGTCCTGGAGGCCGCGCACATCGGGACGAGCCGGGCCCTGCTGGCGCTCACCAGCGACGACGCGATCAACCTGGAGGCGGTCCTGTACGCCCGCGAGGTGGATCCCGAACTGCGGGTGGTGCTGAGGCTGTTCGACGACGACTTCGCCAAGTCCGTGAACGCGACGCTGCGCCAGTCGTATCCGCTCGCGCGCACCCGCAGCCGCAGTGTGTCGTCGTTGTCCGCACCGGCGTTCGCGGGCGCGCTGATGGGGCGCCAGATCCTCGGCGCGATCTCGGTGGAGCGCGAGGTGCTGCTGTTCGCGGCGGTCGACGTCGCGGGCCACCCGGAACTCCAGGGCCACACCGTCGCGCAATCGTTTCGGGCGGGCCGATGGCGGGTCCTGGCCCTGGACACGACCGAGCGGCCCGCGCCCGGTGCGGCCGCGTCGCCGGGTGCGCGCCGCTCGGTCGTCGTACCCTCCTCGGATCACCGGCTGCTCCCGACGGATCGGGTCGTCCTGGCCGCCACCCGCCAGGGGCTCGCGGAACTCCTGCGTGAGGACGTGAGCCGGGCCGACCGGGGCCCGAGCGAACCGTGA
- a CDS encoding AfsR/SARP family transcriptional regulator gives MVYLRVLGPFEAEVADVTVPLGGPRQRAVLALLAVARGRVVSIDRMVEDLWRGEPPTQAVTSLQAYVSNLRRLLEPGRPRRAPATILVSAAPGYALRLPDDAVDAWRFERLLHTARERVEADPADARKLVETALALWRGPAFAAASDEPWAVAEAARLDELHVSARELHIAAGLRSGDPADAAVDAERLTRDAPLREEGWRLHALALWASHRQADALATLRRARAVLADDVGLDPGPALTEVEEAILGQRMEVLRAAVGPGVRAPALVHGSGPVPTPRPPPWRSGLRGRRGARYGGPLRPRLRHRPRPRFRSRRAVCRAGRGVGRVAPGGSGGGGRWGSGRAGHR, from the coding sequence ATGGTGTACCTGCGCGTGCTCGGCCCGTTCGAGGCCGAGGTGGCGGATGTGACCGTGCCTCTGGGCGGTCCCCGGCAGCGTGCGGTACTCGCGCTCCTGGCGGTGGCGCGCGGCCGGGTCGTGTCGATCGACCGCATGGTCGAGGACCTGTGGCGCGGCGAGCCACCGACGCAAGCGGTCACCTCGCTCCAGGCATACGTGTCCAACCTGCGCCGGTTGCTCGAACCCGGTCGGCCGCGCCGGGCACCGGCCACGATCCTGGTCAGCGCGGCGCCCGGCTACGCACTGCGACTGCCGGACGACGCGGTGGACGCGTGGCGCTTCGAACGCCTGCTCCACACCGCGCGCGAGCGGGTCGAGGCCGATCCGGCCGATGCCCGCAAGCTGGTCGAAACGGCGCTGGCGCTGTGGCGCGGACCGGCCTTCGCCGCTGCCTCGGACGAGCCGTGGGCCGTCGCCGAGGCCGCGCGTCTGGACGAGCTGCACGTGAGCGCCCGCGAACTGCACATCGCCGCCGGCCTGCGCTCCGGCGACCCGGCGGACGCGGCGGTCGACGCCGAACGCCTCACCCGCGACGCCCCGCTGCGCGAGGAGGGCTGGCGGCTGCACGCGCTGGCCCTGTGGGCGAGCCACCGCCAGGCCGACGCCCTGGCCACCCTTCGGCGAGCCCGCGCGGTGCTGGCGGACGATGTCGGCCTGGATCCGGGGCCGGCGTTGACGGAGGTCGAGGAGGCGATCCTGGGGCAGCGGATGGAGGTGCTGCGGGCGGCGGTGGGGCCGGGGGTGAGGGCTCCGGCGTTGGTGCACGGGTCGGGGCCGGTCCCGACACCGCGGCCACCCCCATGGCGGTCCGGACTCCGGGGGCGGCGCGGGGCTCGGTACGGAGGTCCGCTCCGGCCACGGCTCCGGCATCGGCCTCGGCCTCGGTTCCGGTCCCGGCGAGCCGTTTGTCGGGCGGGACGAGGAGTTGGCCGCGTTGCTCCGGGTGGCTCGGGAGGCGGCGGCCGGTGGGGTTCGGGCCGCGCTGGTCACCGGTGA
- a CDS encoding RNA ligase family protein yields MPELPFYPPMLATPGTLPPAAEDERWAYETKLDGQRCLTYLPGDGTVTFRARSGAEITGAYPELRELRDVLGARPAILDGEVVAPDRHGHSDFERLQSRMGLVDHPAEAARMRDVVPVRLLLFDVLFLDRRTTVDRPYLERRRLLEGLGLHGSHWSTPTALIGHGETALAATREAGLEGLVCKRLDSVYTPGARSADWVKIRHAQTLDVVVGGWLPGRGRLSHLPGALLVGVREAGLLRFVGAVGSGFADRERTMLGELLRVSAIDACPFTPEPALVDAHWVLPRLVGEVRYATRTRAGLLRHPVWHRLRPDLAED; encoded by the coding sequence ATGCCCGAACTGCCCTTCTACCCGCCGATGCTGGCCACCCCGGGCACGCTGCCGCCCGCGGCCGAGGACGAGCGCTGGGCGTACGAGACCAAACTCGACGGTCAACGCTGTCTCACCTACCTCCCGGGCGACGGGACGGTGACCTTCCGGGCCCGTTCGGGCGCGGAGATCACCGGGGCCTACCCGGAGTTGCGGGAGTTGCGCGACGTCCTGGGCGCGCGGCCGGCGATCCTGGACGGCGAGGTGGTCGCGCCGGACCGGCACGGGCACAGCGACTTCGAGCGGTTGCAGTCCCGGATGGGCCTGGTCGACCACCCCGCCGAGGCGGCCCGGATGCGCGACGTGGTGCCCGTCCGGCTGTTGCTCTTCGACGTGCTGTTCCTGGATCGGCGGACCACGGTGGACCGCCCGTACCTGGAGCGACGCCGCCTGCTGGAGGGACTCGGCCTGCACGGATCGCACTGGTCGACGCCGACCGCGCTGATCGGACACGGCGAGACCGCCCTCGCGGCCACCCGGGAGGCGGGCCTGGAGGGGCTGGTCTGCAAGCGGCTGGATTCGGTGTACACGCCCGGGGCGCGCTCGGCGGACTGGGTGAAGATCCGGCACGCACAGACCCTGGACGTGGTCGTGGGCGGCTGGCTGCCCGGTCGCGGCCGGTTGTCGCACCTGCCCGGCGCGCTGCTCGTGGGGGTACGCGAGGCCGGCCTGCTGCGCTTCGTCGGCGCGGTCGGGTCCGGCTTCGCCGATCGGGAGCGGACCATGCTCGGCGAGTTGTTGCGGGTGTCCGCGATCGACGCGTGCCCGTTCACCCCGGAGCCGGCCCTCGTCGACGCCCACTGGGTGCTGCCGCGTCTGGTCGGCGAGGTCCGCTACGCCACCCGCACCCGTGCCGGTCTCCTGCGCCACCCGGTCTGGCACCGCCTACGCCCGGACCTGGCCGAGGACTGA
- a CDS encoding ABC transporter permease has product MSTATTPAPITLTRRRPARGLLARVTRTELRLFLREPVGLLWGLLFPVVLLVVLGSIPGTRKHGDDLDGQSVVEAYVPILTAFTFAMLALNAMPPVLAGYREKGVLRRLSTTPLPPSRVLGAQILIHGAVATLATAVITLVARFAFGVHLPRAPFAYVVTIALTALALFAIGLFVSAVAADTKVANGAGAVLFFVSMFFAGLWLPRAKMPDTLRTIGDCTPLGAGVRALGDATAGHWPHGSALPVLAGYALVFGIASARWFRWE; this is encoded by the coding sequence ATGTCCACCGCGACCACCCCCGCACCCATCACCCTCACCCGCCGCCGCCCCGCGCGCGGCCTCCTGGCCCGGGTCACCCGTACCGAACTGCGCCTGTTCCTGCGCGAACCGGTCGGCCTGCTGTGGGGCCTGCTCTTTCCCGTGGTGCTGCTCGTCGTGCTCGGCTCGATCCCGGGCACCCGCAAGCACGGCGACGACCTCGACGGGCAGAGCGTGGTCGAGGCGTATGTCCCGATCCTGACCGCGTTCACCTTCGCGATGCTCGCGCTGAACGCGATGCCGCCGGTGCTGGCCGGCTACCGGGAGAAGGGTGTGCTGCGTCGGTTGTCCACCACGCCGCTGCCGCCGAGCCGGGTGCTGGGCGCGCAGATCCTGATCCACGGCGCGGTCGCCACGCTGGCCACCGCCGTGATCACCCTGGTCGCCCGCTTCGCGTTCGGCGTGCACCTGCCGCGAGCGCCGTTCGCGTACGTGGTCACCATCGCCCTGACCGCTCTCGCGCTGTTCGCGATCGGGCTGTTCGTCTCCGCCGTCGCCGCCGACACCAAGGTCGCCAACGGCGCGGGCGCGGTGTTGTTCTTCGTGTCGATGTTCTTCGCCGGCCTGTGGCTGCCCCGTGCCAAGATGCCGGACACCCTGCGCACGATCGGCGACTGCACACCGCTCGGCGCAGGCGTCCGGGCCCTGGGCGACGCGACCGCCGGTCATTGGCCGCACGGTTCCGCGTTGCCGGTCCTGGCCGGCTACGCCCTGGTCTTCGGCATCGCCTCGGCCCGCTGGTTCCGCTGGGAGTGA
- a CDS encoding ABC transporter ATP-binding protein produces the protein MVNVEAVRVEGLSKSYPGKSVLRDVSFGVDVGEIFGLVGPNGAGKTTTVECVTGLRRPDGGTARVLGLDPRTQRNEVRHVLGVQLQQSALPDKLRVAEAIELYAACHRAPIDPGPLLTRLGLDAHLRTPYAKLSGGLQQRLSIALALIGAPRVVILDELTTGLDPQARRDTWSLVEEIRDAGVTVLLVTHFMEEAERLCDRVAVLDGGRIVALDTPQALIERVVRHQIVRFRPRTPLTPELRADLAALPQVRELTEIDDRIVITGAPDVLTGVTALLARAGVIAENLRVDSPDLDDAYLALTDTDPNAGADARTVDRR, from the coding sequence ATGGTGAATGTCGAAGCGGTACGCGTCGAGGGGTTGAGCAAGTCCTACCCCGGCAAGTCCGTTCTGCGGGACGTCTCCTTCGGCGTCGACGTCGGCGAGATCTTCGGCCTGGTCGGTCCCAACGGAGCCGGCAAGACGACCACCGTCGAGTGCGTGACCGGGCTGCGCCGGCCCGACGGCGGCACGGCGCGCGTGCTCGGGCTCGACCCGCGGACGCAGCGCAACGAGGTGCGGCACGTGCTCGGCGTGCAACTGCAACAGAGCGCGCTGCCGGACAAGTTGCGGGTGGCCGAGGCGATCGAGCTGTACGCCGCCTGCCACCGCGCCCCGATCGACCCGGGCCCGCTGCTCACCCGGCTCGGCCTCGACGCGCATCTGCGCACCCCGTACGCCAAACTCTCCGGCGGCCTCCAGCAGCGGCTGTCCATCGCCCTCGCGCTGATCGGCGCGCCGCGCGTGGTGATCCTGGACGAGCTCACCACCGGACTCGACCCGCAGGCCCGCCGGGACACCTGGTCGCTGGTGGAGGAGATCCGCGACGCGGGGGTCACGGTGCTCCTGGTCACCCACTTCATGGAGGAGGCCGAACGGCTCTGCGACCGCGTCGCGGTGCTCGACGGCGGCCGGATCGTCGCCCTCGACACCCCGCAGGCGCTGATCGAACGGGTCGTCCGCCACCAGATCGTGCGCTTTCGCCCCCGGACCCCGCTCACCCCGGAGTTGCGCGCCGACCTGGCCGCGCTCCCCCAGGTCCGGGAGCTGACCGAGATCGACGACCGGATCGTGATCACCGGCGCCCCGGACGTACTCACCGGCGTCACCGCGCTGCTCGCCCGCGCCGGCGTGATCGCCGAGAACCTGCGCGTGGACAGCCCCGACCTGGACGACGCCTACCTGGCGCTGACCGATACCGACCCCAACGCGGGCGCAGATGCCCGCACCGTCGACCGGCGCTGA
- a CDS encoding sensor histidine kinase, whose amino-acid sequence MATADDTPGRVGPGHSALRDRTERDDARIARYRRFAPFFLLTASAVLATLSVAHGYGSAGEYRAALLLTVVAGAWSWWMDGRRPIGPERPRLFHLYFWVRWGLSAVLVALNPWFAVFAFLGYVDARRFGFGRLGTTATVATAAVITLAQMGGRAEFTVGNLPLYLSLTAINAIIASAIVLVGHAVQVQNEERKQVIDALADANARLETALRENTGLHAQLLNQAREAGVLAERQRLAGEIHDTIAQGLAGIVTQLGAAHEQARRHGGVPADWQRHLDQARDLARDGLSEARRSVEALRPALLAERVHLPEAIGELVARWSESTGTPAAAGTDGVVRALAVDCEVALFRAAQEALANVAKHAHATRVGVSLTYLDDVVLLDVRDDGVGPAGSDDARPDRHGGYGLHAMRHRVAGVGGTVTIEGAPGEGTAVNVSVPTGMPADILRSTPKETPA is encoded by the coding sequence GTGGCGACGGCGGACGACACCCCCGGCCGGGTCGGCCCCGGGCACTCCGCCCTCCGGGACCGCACCGAGCGCGACGACGCGCGGATCGCCCGCTACCGCAGATTCGCCCCGTTCTTCCTTCTCACCGCCTCGGCCGTGCTCGCCACCCTCAGCGTCGCGCACGGCTACGGCTCCGCCGGCGAGTACCGGGCCGCCCTGCTCCTGACCGTCGTGGCCGGCGCCTGGTCGTGGTGGATGGACGGCCGTCGCCCGATCGGCCCGGAGCGGCCGCGCCTGTTCCACCTCTATTTCTGGGTCCGGTGGGGGTTGAGCGCGGTCCTGGTCGCGCTCAACCCCTGGTTCGCGGTGTTCGCCTTCCTCGGCTACGTGGACGCCCGCCGCTTCGGTTTCGGCCGGCTCGGCACGACCGCCACCGTCGCCACCGCCGCGGTGATCACCCTGGCCCAGATGGGCGGACGTGCCGAGTTCACCGTCGGCAACCTCCCGCTCTATCTCTCGCTCACCGCGATCAACGCGATCATCGCGTCCGCGATCGTCCTGGTCGGCCACGCCGTGCAGGTGCAGAACGAGGAGCGCAAGCAGGTCATCGACGCGCTCGCCGACGCCAACGCACGCCTGGAGACCGCGCTGCGGGAGAACACCGGCCTGCACGCGCAACTGCTCAACCAGGCCCGGGAGGCGGGTGTCCTGGCCGAGCGACAGCGGCTGGCCGGCGAGATCCACGACACGATCGCGCAGGGCCTGGCGGGCATCGTCACCCAACTGGGCGCGGCGCACGAGCAGGCCCGCCGGCACGGCGGCGTACCGGCCGACTGGCAGCGGCATCTCGACCAGGCCCGCGATCTGGCCCGGGACGGCCTGAGCGAGGCGCGCCGCTCGGTCGAGGCGCTGCGGCCCGCGCTGCTCGCGGAGCGGGTACATCTGCCGGAGGCGATCGGCGAGTTGGTCGCGCGCTGGTCCGAGAGCACCGGCACGCCGGCCGCCGCCGGGACCGACGGCGTCGTGCGGGCGCTTGCGGTGGACTGCGAGGTGGCCCTGTTCCGGGCCGCGCAGGAGGCGCTGGCCAACGTCGCGAAGCACGCCCACGCCACCCGCGTCGGGGTCTCGTTGACCTACCTGGACGACGTGGTCCTGCTCGACGTCCGCGACGACGGCGTCGGCCCGGCCGGATCCGACGACGCCCGCCCCGACCGGCACGGCGGCTACGGCCTGCACGCGATGCGCCACCGGGTGGCCGGAGTCGGCGGCACCGTCACCATCGAGGGCGCCCCCGGCGAGGGCACCGCGGTCAACGTGTCCGTCCCGACCGGCATGCCCGCCGACATCCTCCGCTCCACCCCGAAGGAGACGCCCGCATGA
- a CDS encoding response regulator — MSAAHPAPGEAPIRLLIVDDHPVVRDGLRGIFAGDPDFDVVGEAGDGAAAVDRVRVGGVDVVLMDLRMPRMGGVEAIRALREVAPEVRVLVLTTYDTDRDVLPAVEAGATGYLLKDAPRDDLVRGVRAAHAGQAVLSPSVAGLVMGRVRAPEPAPGVLSPRESEVLRLVAGGATNREAAAALFVSEATVKTHLLHLYGKLGVRDRAAAVAEAYRRGLLV, encoded by the coding sequence ATGAGCGCCGCCCACCCCGCCCCCGGCGAGGCCCCGATCCGCCTGCTGATCGTCGACGATCACCCGGTGGTCCGGGACGGCCTGCGCGGCATCTTCGCCGGCGACCCCGACTTCGACGTGGTCGGCGAGGCGGGCGACGGCGCGGCGGCGGTCGACCGGGTCCGGGTGGGCGGGGTGGACGTGGTGCTGATGGACCTGCGGATGCCCCGGATGGGCGGCGTCGAGGCGATCCGGGCCCTGCGCGAGGTAGCCCCGGAGGTCCGCGTGTTGGTGCTGACGACGTACGACACCGACCGCGACGTACTGCCGGCGGTGGAGGCGGGGGCGACCGGCTACCTGCTCAAGGATGCGCCGCGCGACGACCTGGTACGCGGGGTGCGGGCCGCGCACGCGGGGCAGGCGGTGCTCTCGCCGTCGGTGGCGGGCCTGGTGATGGGCCGGGTCCGCGCTCCCGAGCCGGCCCCGGGGGTGCTCAGTCCGCGCGAGTCGGAGGTGCTGCGCCTGGTCGCCGGCGGCGCCACCAACCGCGAGGCCGCGGCGGCCCTGTTCGTGAGCGAGGCCACGGTCAAGACCCACTTGCTGCACCTGTACGGCAAGCTCGGCGTCCGCGACCGCGCCGCCGCGGTGGCCGAGGCCTACCGGCGCGGCCTGCTCGTCTGA